Genomic window (Nicotiana sylvestris chromosome 7, ASM39365v2, whole genome shotgun sequence):
TATGAGTTAACTGAATAAGGGGTGAGGGGGGAAGTTAGCAAACATGAAGTTGTCATTGTACACAGCTAAAACAGCCTACAGGTTCTTGAGCTCCAAAGCTACATGTTGGTCTCAAGCTACTGCAAAAAGCAAGGTAAAACTCACAAGCCCTAAAAAGCCTAGAGTAAAGTTAACTGACCAACAAAATCAAATCTTGGAAGCCATTTCAAATGGGAATTCTGTTTTCATTACTGGGTCTGCAGGCACTGGAAAAACCTATTTACTTCAGGATATCATCACTAAACTTAGGAAGATTCATGGGAAATCTCGGGTTTTCGTGACAGCCTCAACTGGGGTTGCTGCTTGTTCCATCAATGGACAAACACTTCATTCTTTTGCTGGAATTGGACTTGGTGATGCTAGTGATGTGGATTTGCTCTCTAGGGTTACATTGGATAAGAGAGCGTATCGAAGATGGAATAAAGTTAGGGCCTTGGTTATTGATGAAATTAGCATGATTAGTGGTGAGGTTTTTGATAATCTTGAGTTCATTGCAAGGAGCATTAGAAGTGATGAACTTGGGTGTGAGGACAAGATTTGGGGTGGGATACAACTAGTTGTGAGTGGAGACTTCTTTCAGCTTCCACCAGTTATCAATAAGAAGGGACAAAACAAGGAATTTGCTTTTGAAGCTGAGTGTTGGAATGCTAGTTTTGACATGCAAATTGAGCTTAAAACTATCTTTAGGCAATcagatgcacaactgataaaacTGCTGCAGGGGATTAGGAAAGGGAAGTATGATTCTGAGGATTTGCAGCTCTTGGATCAATGCTGCTCAGAGGTTGAGCCAGATGCTTCAGCTGTTCAGCTTTACCCAAGAATTGAGGATGTCAGCAGAGTGAATGCCGATCGACTCGACCGTTTAGACGAGGTGCTATTTCATTATCAAGCTCTTGACAGTGGTAAGGATCCTTGGAAGAAGCAACTTAAGAATGGAATTGCACCTGAGTTGCTCAAATTATGTGTAGGAGCTAGGGTGCTTTTGACAAAGAACATTGATGTTATTGGTGGACTTGTGAATGGTGCCACTGGTACAATCTTAGATTTTGCTGTTGTTCCAGATTCCCATAAATTGTATGACCATGAAATTTCTGACATTTGCATAAATGGCAACCTGCTACCTGTTGTTAAATTTGATTCTGGGCAAGAATTGATGATTGGTCTAGAAAAATGGTATGTAATGGATGGAGATGAAGCTGTTGCCATGCGAAAGCAAATTCCCCTAATACTGGCTTGGGCTCTAAGCATTCATAAATGTCAAGGAATGACTCTAAACAACCTCCATACAGATCTCTACCGGGTTTTTGGCTTTGGGATGGTATATGTTGCTCTTTCGCGCGTTAAAAGCTTGGATGGCCTTCATCTAGTCAATTTCaacccgtcaaagatcaaggcGCACCCCAAGGTTTTGCAGTTCTATCAAAGGCTGTCTGGTGAGAAAGATGAACTAAAAGAAGATGCTGTATCTGATGAGAATTAAATTTGGAAGTATTTGATGTAAACCCTTGAGCTTTGGTAGTAGAAGTCGGAAAAGACCCTTCGATGATCTGGAAAATATGGATTACACTAAGGTTACCCTTCGATGATCTTCTTATACTCTATTAAATGGATTAGTTTTATCTTTCCTGTTATTCCTGTTTCATTATGGTAGAGTTGGTTGCTGACAAGTTTTGGGCTGAAAAAGTTCAAGGCAATGGGAGGATACACACTATAGAGTGTCGTCCATGTGCAGATTGTATTGATGCTGCTTATTTCCACTACCAATAGGTGTGAGCGATAGAGGTCTTGAGAGATACAGGAGGAAATATGACCATAGCCTACTCTGTCCCCTTGGTAACAGCTATGTGTATTGGGAGATATTTATCGGATTTCAAAGTGCAAACTGACCATTCTTCATTATGAAAGCAAGCGAGAAGGAATATCTAGCACCATGGCAATCCGGGAAGACATAATAAAGATACAATATTTGATCATGCAAACAGGGCCTTGAGTTTCATCATTGCTTCTAGGTAAGTAAATTCGTTGGCAAACATGAGCACTTTATATTTACAGAAAATGTGAGGATCTTCTACCTACGAGAACCTTAAACTTCATAAGATGCAACATCCATGATTTTGATTTAGTCACTTGAATCCTAAGAACATATGAAGTGCCACAACTATGTAAAGACAGTTTATTGTAAAATGGCTATATCCATTATTTACTGAGACTACGGAGGCGGAGCTCATGGTCCTCCTACCTGTATTCTCATATCTCTGTATATCCTGATAATTATCAATGGATCACTGATTCAGCTAGGAGGGGATCCTGATCCATGACAACCTACTGTACTCTGGTTGAGACTTAGCTACTGTTAACTTTTTAGTGTAATCCGTGTTTATTGACATGTGACTACACTGTTTGGCTAGTGAAACAAATACATTAATCCTGCGAACTGTGTTTTCATATTTTTCCTTCAGCTACAACAACTAGGTAATTAAATTTAGTGGTCTAACATGTTTCGTTGCCAAGCTTCCTCGCCAGGGCTTGCTCAGGTACCACTAGCTGAATGCGCGCAATTGCTTTATATGGCCTAACTATACTTGTTTTAGATGGTTTCTCTAAGCACTCAGCTCCAATATAAACTTTCGAAAGCTCAAACCAGGTTGGATAATGTGTTCGGTATAATGTATATCATTTCGTGCAAATTTATGCTTTAGAACTAATTATTAGAATATTTTCCGGTGTTTGGTTGAACATAAAAGTATTTTATGATAATAGTAGAACGTGGATGATATGAGAATGTTTCTTTTGTTATATTTTGAGTAATGTTTCTTTTGTTATATTTTGAGTATTTATGTATCAGTTGAAGAATGTGAAGTGAAGCAACAGTTGTACTTCTGTTTTCCTTTTGGACAGGGGCATCTCTTGCTTTGACGGCCGCTATGCCCCTATCCAAAAGGAAAACAGAAGTACAACTGTTGCTTCACTTCAAGGTAACGCCATTTCTGGACCTACAGCAGATAGGCAAAGCGTACCTGAAGTCCTGACTGGACTTTTTTCCATGGTTGACATTTCTCTGTGTTTTAATTAGAGAACTGCAACTGAAGATAGGTGGACATGCAATTGCCGCATAACCACATAAAACTAAGTTTATCATTACTAACTATAGTGAGAAGATAGAAATTTATTATAGTGGACTAAAATAGGTAGCGGCGGGATTTTTTTTGTAGCTCGGCTATTTCCTCTTTTTAGAGTTAGTACCTTACACAATGCATTTGATTTCGGTTATAGGAGTGATAACGGTATTAGCGGATTCCTTAATTTTCTTTTTTCCCCACAAAGGAAATAGGGTAATTAGGTGTATACAATATGTATACGTATTTTAGAACTCCTTACAATCAATTAATCCAACTAGTGGAGGATTATAAATTGACTGGCGTGGCCCGATCGCCCTATGTGACTGGTGCTTCAAAAGGCAAAACCCTTCCTATGTGACTGGTGCTTCAAAAGGCAAAACCCTTCTATCATTTTGAAATGACAACATCGaagatatatttttatatataaacgGACATGAGGCTTCAAATCTCACACAGTTTGTTTTGACAATtcgaaagttggaaaaggtttTTTTACTACTCCATATCTTGCATTCTTGTGACGTAACATATGAATTCCCACTCCCTCTTCAAGGGGACATCTCTCCCACATCCTCACAGAAGGTTTTCAAACATCAAAACAAGATGATCATCAAAGTATTTCATAGCaaacatatatatattaaatatgtaCACTGGTCGAATTATTATGTTGGCCTTTTCCTTATTTATCATTGGTCATAAGATTGGTTGTTTTTTCCCCAACTTGGCGTAAGTATATACCAAATATGTGTACTCGTCTAATTATTATGTTGGCCTTTTCCTTATTTATCATTGGTCATAAGATTGGTTGTTTTTTCCCCAACTTGGCGTAAGTATATACCAAATATGTACACTAGTCGAATTATTATGTTGGCCTTTTCCTTTTTTATCATTGGTCATAAGATTGGTTGTTTTTTTCCCAACTTGGTGTAAGACAAGTCCATATACTCCAACTTTAGTGGAGAATTCAATTCTCGTTAAAATGTCAATTACCATCGAttaaaaatagagtcaaattcaCTTTACCCCCTTAACTATTAAAGGTTGGGAAACAATACCCCTCACATTTTGAAGGGGAAAGGGAACACCCTGTGCAATAGCTTTTCggtgaaataatttttttaatacaaatcttttcttttttgaataGATAAATTTTAGACTAACCAAGTTCTTTTATTATAGCCAAAAGCTACAAACAATTAAGATCTATATAATTTATGGAGTTCCACGTTGGCCTTCTTCCTACATACTATAAAATATGATGTAATGTAAAAAGCGCTccataatatatttttaaatatgacaTTATCAACTATAATTTTTGTTCAATaaagatactttcaaaataagtaaaatttaaTAATTGCTTTAGTATACAAAGAACTGACTCTTTCAATGTATCTTTTTTCCTTCATGAAATGCTAAAGCATCCATGGTGAATGTGCGATGAATTTCGTATGCAATTTTTTTCCTTTATTGCAACAATTTTAACAATAACCTTAATATAACTTCAATATAATAGAAAAATATCTTAAATTTTACAAGCAAGAAAGACGAAATTCAAGTATTGGTTTGGATGAAAAATATGATACTTCACCTTTGAAAGGATATAGAGAGAAAAAAatctttattttaaaaaacattctctcacaaaaaaaaaattacgtaAAAGGGGTTCTCTTTCCCATTCAACACGTGAGAGGTATTGTTTCCAACCCTTAAAGGTTAAGGGGGAAAGTGGATTTTACTCTTAAAATAAGAAATACATCACAATTCACACATATTACAGGAGTAATAGTTCTTTCCCCTTGTGAAACTGCGTGAAATTTATGAATACATAAGGTGTACAAATACATATAATTGTTCGATTATTTGGTTAAAAGTAAATTATTTTTACTAGTACATTGAATGATTATTATTTGACAAATTATGTGATACTTTAACCATATAACACTTctttaaaaatcattaaattcTTTTAATATGGTGCATCTCAAACCTTCACACAATTACCAAAATAGATCTTGTGAAACAATATGTCATCTAATTCATTAGATACTattaacaaaaataataaaaatgattcAAGATACGAagaatacaaataaaaaaaaatatattcataCAACTGAGAATTTTTTCAATTTATTCAAACATTTATTGGCAAAGTTATCCATTATTTCTATGGTGAATGATAAATCAATACAAATAAATCTACTCGAAccccatatatatatttttaccatTTACAACTCCAAAATGGACTatcatatttaaaaataaaatattaaatagaAAATAACAATGAGTAGGAGCCGGAACTATAAACTAGGGCTAGAAAGCACTGAGCAAAGTCTTTCAGTCTTCTTTgacaaaccccccccccccccccccccacacacataTTCATGAAAGTTCCTGTATTGTGATTGCACATAACAAACACTAGCC
Coding sequences:
- the LOC104217613 gene encoding uncharacterized protein; the encoded protein is MKLSLYTAKTAYRFLSSKATCWSQATAKSKVKLTSPKKPRVKLTDQQNQILEAISNGNSVFITGSAGTGKTYLLQDIITKLRKIHGKSRVFVTASTGVAACSINGQTLHSFAGIGLGDASDVDLLSRVTLDKRAYRRWNKVRALVIDEISMISGEVFDNLEFIARSIRSDELGCEDKIWGGIQLVVSGDFFQLPPVINKKGQNKEFAFEAECWNASFDMQIELKTIFRQSDAQLIKLLQGIRKGKYDSEDLQLLDQCCSEVEPDASAVQLYPRIEDVSRVNADRLDRLDEVLFHYQALDSGKDPWKKQLKNGIAPELLKLCVGARVLLTKNIDVIGGLVNGATGTILDFAVVPDSHKLYDHEISDICINGNLLPVVKFDSGQELMIGLEKWYVMDGDEAVAMRKQIPLILAWALSIHKCQGMTLNNLHTDLYRVFGFGMVYVALSRVKSLDGLHLVNFNPSKIKAHPKVLQFYQRLSGEKDELKEDAVSDEN